GCTGTGTCAGATCAGATGGACTACCAAGGCCGGCAATTTAACCCCCACCATCATCACACCTGGAATAACAATCACAGTCAAAGTACCCCCAGACAGCAGTCTCCAGACAACAGTAACAGCAGTAGCAGTGGCAACAAGAAGAGCCGAGGCCGCAAAGTCAAGAAGTCCGAGTCGGAGAGCGGTATCTCTAAACTCCTAAAGACTCTGAGGAAAGACAGCTCAGGGAAGaaggctgcagctgcagagaaaCTAAGGGGGCGAGAGCTCTCAAACAGCAGTTCTACTTTGGACGAGAGGTTTCGTCTGCAGCGCCGAGGCTCCCTTGACCGCTCACCAACCCGAAAGCGCACCTCCTCCCCTGATCGTCGGCGGGCCAAGTCGATGGACCGCAGGGCAGAGCGAGCGCATCGGGACCGTACACCTGAGAGGGAGTATGACGATGGAGGGTTCCTCGCTGTCACCCCTGAACGCAAATTTTACGAGCGGAGGCTCCTCAAGGACTCGCAGATGGCTGGGCGAGTCAGGGAGGCCACAACCCCCGAGCGCACCAACAACAACGGAGATTCCTTGTCTCTTTCCAGGGGCCGTACATATGATAGAGCCCCGAAGAACGGCAACCTCCTGAGAGACTCTTCctcagagaggagggaggagcaATATCGGATGAACGGGACACCGGACAGACGATACAGAGTGGAGCGGGACTCTTCCCCTGATAGCAACTACAGCCGGGACGAGCTGAACTATGCAGCAGCACCCAGACTAAAGGACTACTATAGCATGATGAAGAACAACGCTGCACACAACAATGCTGCCTACAACAACACAGGCCATAACAATAACGCAGTAGGCCGCAGCCCAAACCAGCTCCCTGAGCCCAAGAGAAGGCTGTACAAAGAAAGCCCCAAAGACCTCAGCATctagagcagagcagagatcCCCCTCGCCACTCTCTCCTCTATATGTGCAAACTATGTACCATACACTGGAATTGGACTTCTGAGGATACTAACTCTTGTGCTTTATTTGGTCAActggtttatttgtttgatttgattgactTAACTACTTGTGATCCCATCCCGAGATTCATAAAACAGCAGGAGTACAATCCCTCTATCAGTTCATACTGgttgttttgtcattgttatAGTTATTTTGAACATAACTGAGGTTGTTGTACTATAGTAAAGGTATTGTATGTGCCTGCATATGAAATCAGTGATATTGCTTTTTGTAGGCATTGCTGACTCTAAATAGTATGTTCCCTCAGAGGTATGAAACATGCTTCCAGTTGTGGTAACTTCTAACTACTAAGCttgttttaatcttgtttttcGATGTCTTTTCCATTCCTGAATTGCTTTACTGAACAAACTATAGCACAAGACACTGATGGTTCACAAGAACTGTGAAAATCACGTTTGACTTCAGgcaaaaaatctaaatttaagaTCTAGTGTAAAACTAGAGtgaaaattatataaataatatatgactttttttttgcatttgctcactatttatttttaatttggcACATATTTTGAGCAAGCTTCATTAAATCTTTAAGGACCATGGTAGAAGTACACACTGTACTTGGGAAAGCATGCTCTACCCTTGTTTGTGTTGCATCTTTGAAATGTGTGGCAGCTCACCCTCCTTTGCTAAATACACCCAAACTCccaaaattaagaaaaaaaaaatctgatgtgaAAATTGGAAATGGTGGTGTGAGTAGGATTATAAAAGTTAAATACTTGAATACTCTGATCCTTTGTTCCTACTGATGTAGCAGGGAAGGAACTTGACTAACTTTCAACTACAAAACTGTTCTGGTAGATTCTCTGTTGCGTAAAATGAATTATCCAACTTTGTTGCGcatcaaaatttcaatttccTACTTTCGATGACTCTGCTTTATGCCAGAATACCAGCTTGAAGCTgccataaaatatgattttcagatatgccaaaaaaaaaaacaaaaaaaaaaaaactaaataaatttaaaacaaacaaatgtgtaaatGATCCCTGTGCAAGATGCATGTGTAAATTAAAGTGTAGTTTAACCACTTTATCCAATAGATCTGAGTGAGAATAATCCATAAGGAACATGCACTGTAATCCCACGGTAATTGTTGATAATGATAGCCACATTTGCGCACTAACCACCTCTTGGGTCCAGACACAAAGTGTGGTTTGTTGTGTTGGTAACATATGGAGAGTCCCGGTACAGGAGATGACCAATCTGCCATGCTGAGCCATGCTGTCACGCCACTGGAGTCTGACTGctgctttataatgtgttttgtgtgtattctctgttttatgtttcattaaAGAACTAAAAATATATTGGAAAACCACAACAAATGCATTGTTTGATCACTGTTGTCGCCATGGTActgtatttaacaaaaaaagaagaaaaacaaagaaaagaaaagaaacacgtTTAAGAAGTTAACCTGTTGGCCATCACCTGTAAAGATTTTTTCCAATGTAACTATTAGGAACCTGTCAAGGAATAAAATGTTGCCTTTTTCTTGTACAAAAGAGAAATTTATGAGAAAACCTCAGCAGTGAGGAATGTGATATTGTGTTTATATCTCTGAAATGGACCTGATGATTTATGGGAAATATGTTGATTTACTCTGGATCAGGTATGTAAAGACATTTTAGAATGAAAGACTGTATTTGGTCAATCAGAAACTGTTTGATGGTTTGAATCTCTCTCGATGGTTAGCCTGCCTTTGTATTATAAAGCACTTGTATGCAGTCTGTGTTCTTCAAGCATTATTTCTTGCAATGTGCTCCGGACAtaatgctgtctctgtgttgatAAAAGCAGTACATGTATATGGGCCAATCTTTTTTATAAAACTATGCATATATAAATACTACATTGTTCATAGCTTTATTTGACCCATGAAGCTATACATAACATTAGTCTAAGTACAAGTAGATGTGGATTTATCCAGCTTCTTTCCTTGAGATGGATTACAATGTATATGTAGCTATCAAAAGAAGTCTGTGAATgctatttttattatcaaataaaGTTTTCCATACAAATTCAAAAAGGCTTTCATATTTCTGCATAGCCGTTTTTCACTCACGTCTCTGGGGAGGCCTTTGAgtttgttctctctttttttgatCAAATCACTCGGATGTGGGAGTCGTGGTCACGTTACGTTTTAATATGCAGCTTTAGAGACTTCCTTTCATTGAAGATCGACACTCGACAAATATTTACTACATTTAACAGTGACTGTACACTGGTTCACACACAATCCACAAGAGTAACATGGAAATAGAACaatggaaaagaaagaagttGGAAGCATGGGCTGTCAACTGTATTGCcttttttgacagaaaaaggCATTTCATCTTATTTCCACAAGACATAATGGTGCATGCAGTACACACTACCTCACTCCATTCACTCCACTGGTATTCTCAGTGAGACAACAAAAGCACAATccatatttttgcatttgttttaaaGTTATAGCCAGTGTTGTAATAAGACTAATAATACCACTGATATACTTTTTCATCTCAAATAATAATTGCATAATAAAATGACACTATATAGAGCTGGGTTACAGTTTAAGGTGCTGATAAATATACTttattaaacattatttgaatTCATTCACAATGTCTATACTGGGTTCATAACTTCcaattaaacatgtttgtggTGTTATAGTTTTAGATTATATAGTGATTACTctaatcaataaatatataaataattgggattcaaaagagaaaagaaaaaaaaaggtttcttcTGAACTTTAATAATATCAGTGGTGTTTATAAAAAGTTAAATGGTATCATACCTGTGTGAACAAGCATTCATAAGATTGTCATCTATCAAATATTCTTCAAATACCTTCATTAAAAGAAAGAGgggcttttcttttttaattctaAATTAAAACAGCAATTGAAGGATTTTTTCCCCTTAAGCTCTCAGCTGGAGCTTGACTTCAGACTGCTCAGTGAGCGTATCTGTATTCCAAGACAGATCCACTGGTATGGTGGTTGCTATAGCTACGCATGAAGGTCATTACAGGAGAGATTTTGAAGcgtttttatttcttcagtcTGGCATACTGCACAACCaagagctgaggaggaggaatcACATCACTATCTgagtttttgtcatttataataCCAGTACAGGTCATTATTGATGTCTTtcaaagagttttaaaaaatcccAGCCTTCAAGAACCTGGTATTCTAGTAAAATAACGCTATAAACCTACGTAGAACTCCAGTGGGTTTCTACTTTTTGATGAACTACATAATCATTATCTGCAATATCTATCCTCTGTTAAGACTGTATCTTGTGAGAGCtaataaaagaacattttatttgaattctgTTGAGAAATGTTGTGCAAATATCATAATAACACTTCCAGTAACTTCCCTtgacaatgtgtttattttaggtCTATATGGTTTGTGTGTGATATGATGCAAGTGAAGAGTAATCGTTTCCATTCCATAACCTCTGCATCAAGGTGTCTCTAGGTAATACCGATTTGTGTTATCCAATAAGTCTTTGTCTGTGTTAACCTTTCATTAATGTGATTAATATTCGTCATCAGATAAAGTTGGTGTTGTGTCAGGTGTATATTCATCCCTGATTAATAATGTCATAATCCCCTCGCTAGGACAAGTTCTAAGTCCAAGGTGACCTGTGACTGAATTGAGATTACAGTAGCAATGCAGGTGCAACTACAGGAGCATTTCAAACACAATGTTAAGTTTCTGAACTGTTCCAAGTGTTTGTACCATTAGGTCCTGCAGTAGTCACTACAATAATAGCTCTAAAGTAGAAATTGACTCAAGACATAAATGCATTCTGAATAGGTcattcacatttattcatttgattaaATATACTACAATCATTTGAACTTTGCCACCCAAACTGTAAGTAAAACATAAACAGGATGATTCATTTGCAAAGTGCGATTTATTTTACGTTGCCTTGATTACATGCCTCTACATTCAAAAATAAGCCAGTATCATATAGGTTCCAACTGTAAAAGATTAACATTATTTCCCTTTCCTCTCAGGAAAAATCTCAAAGATTGTTGCGTTGGATATTCTGTACATACAGGAACCATTCTGTAATGGGCTGACCTTTCCTGCAACTGTCTTTAGGTTGAACCAACTCatttgtaaaaatacaaaaaggaaGTTATTTCTGTAGACATTAGCCTTCAGTCGTTTCCCGGGGGGAGCAGAAGTCTTCTTCTTGGATAGTGGATCATGGAGCCTCTGTTTGATGGCCCTTTTATGCAGGAGACACAGAgctggaggagacagaggaggccTCGGTCTTGGAGGCAGTAGAGGatgctccctcctcctcctcgaaGGGATTCTTTCCGCAGCACAAGGTGGTGATCATGCAGTGGCGGAACTGCTTGTTCATGCAGATGTAGATCATTGGGTTGTAGATGGAGGAACTCTTGGCAAAGAATGCCGGGATGGTCATGAAGACAGGTCCAAACTCAGCGCCCTGATTTGTGAAGATCCAAACAGCCACACTGGCATAGGGTACCCAACATACCAGGAAGGCAATGACCATGATAATGACCATGCGGGTGACTTCCCTCTCAGCCCTCTGGGTGGTCTCAGACTcctgctgagcagcagcagcctccttGACAGCGCAGAGCAGACGGCCATAGCAGAAGAAGATCACAATCAGTGGGATGAGGAAGTGGCATGTGAACATGTAGATAACGAAGGACTCATTGTTGAAACCTTCTGCCCGTGTGTAGTAGTCGATTCCACATGAGCACTGCATGCCCTCAGGGATGTAACGGGACCAGCCAACAAGAGGGGGCACGGAACAAGAGCAAGCCATAACCCAGGTGA
This window of the Thunnus albacares chromosome 5, fThuAlb1.1, whole genome shotgun sequence genome carries:
- the LOC122982449 gene encoding rhodopsin is translated as MNGTEGPYFYVPMVNTTGVVRSPYDYPQYYLVNPAAYAALGAYMFLLILLGFPINFLTLYVTIEHKKLRTPLNYILLNLAVADLFMVFGGFTTTMYTSMHGYFVLGRLGCNLEGFFATHGGQIALWSLVVLAIERWVVVCKPFSNFRFGENHAIMGLALTWVMACSCSVPPLVGWSRYIPEGMQCSCGIDYYTRAEGFNNESFVIYMFTCHFLIPLIVIFFCYGRLLCAVKEAAAAQQESETTQRAEREVTRMVIIMVIAFLVCWVPYASVAVWIFTNQGAEFGPVFMTIPAFFAKSSSIYNPMIYICMNKQFRHCMITTLCCGKNPFEEEEGASSTASKTEASSVSSSSVSPA